One genomic segment of Gottschalkia acidurici 9a includes these proteins:
- a CDS encoding YeiH family protein produces MKYIKILPGLIVCILIAYLGQFLGSYIPSIGGASIAIFLGILLKNTLLNNKLFEKGSTFAESNLLSYSIVLLGGTLSAKTIMQIGNTGVTFIVIQMTITILGAIFIGKKLGFSKKFRFLMASGNAVCGSSAIGATAPAIGASDEDKSISITIVNVTGTVLMLLLPLIAKFTFSYDTVKTSALIGGVLQSVGQVVASGSMVSLDVKDLSTIFKIVRIIFLVFVVLSFSMLNNDGLDKKNIKNKSKLSNIKVPWYVVGFFIMCFLFTVGIIPSEISRAFKSISNSFEIIALAGIGMRVNLKSLIKQGFKISVYAILIALVQVVSALSLITLLIS; encoded by the coding sequence ATGAAATACATTAAAATACTCCCTGGTCTTATAGTTTGTATCTTAATAGCTTACTTAGGACAATTTCTAGGGTCATATATTCCAAGCATTGGTGGTGCATCTATTGCTATTTTTCTTGGTATTTTATTAAAAAATACTTTATTAAATAATAAGTTATTTGAAAAAGGAAGCACATTTGCTGAATCTAATCTTTTGTCTTATTCTATAGTCCTACTTGGAGGAACTTTAAGTGCGAAAACTATTATGCAAATAGGTAATACTGGAGTAACTTTTATAGTTATCCAAATGACTATAACTATACTCGGAGCTATTTTTATAGGTAAAAAGTTAGGCTTTTCTAAAAAGTTTCGTTTTTTAATGGCAAGTGGTAACGCTGTATGTGGATCGTCAGCTATAGGGGCAACTGCTCCAGCCATAGGAGCTAGTGATGAGGATAAAAGCATAAGCATAACTATAGTAAACGTAACTGGTACTGTTTTAATGCTGTTACTTCCTTTAATAGCTAAATTTACTTTTTCATATGATACAGTTAAAACATCTGCTCTTATAGGTGGAGTTCTTCAGTCAGTTGGACAAGTTGTTGCTAGTGGGAGCATGGTCAGTTTAGATGTAAAGGATTTATCTACTATCTTTAAGATAGTTAGAATAATATTTTTAGTTTTTGTTGTTTTATCTTTTAGCATGTTGAATAATGATGGCCTGGACAAAAAAAATATAAAAAATAAATCTAAATTGTCAAATATAAAAGTTCCTTGGTATGTTGTTGGCTTTTTTATAATGTGTTTTCTATTTACAGTAGGTATTATTCCTAGCGAAATATCTAGAGCATTTAAATCTATAAGCAATAGTTTTGAAATAATAGCTCTAGCTGGTATAGGTATGAGAGTTAACTTAAAGTCTCTCATAAAGCAAGGATTTAAAATTTCTGTTTATGCCATACTTATAGCACTAGTTCAAGTAGTATCTGCTCTTTCATTAATAACTCTTCTTATTTCATAA
- a CDS encoding YcdB/YcdC domain-containing protein, whose amino-acid sequence MKFRKKVVKTLVPMICIISITTGCNSASAIDKSIEKSKLIVMKDKPLDMLIEQDEELQQQLIEEIRSIFGIGEEYSSAKFYVSEGSKENYYSVTFKKSEKDDASLDISINKDRTISKYYNSYVMNHIDNVEANKDEIKSEDAIKNFEKYIERVSPGILKKIEIDEIKEINQDHIDISYIRKEDNIPFYENGMYVTLNSYTGDIGMIQIGPTMKDLIGMVKSSDKDMVLPNKSNILSEDEAKKIFKDNVDLQLLYELDYKTQNPYLSYSIKDPSKLIDAKTKETLDYYTKNKNRNFSTGKAYFYKEPSTQKEKYSMISEKEAEKIARDFVNIDKNYRIYGAYLLYQEHNASNHVLELRFRNVENKNDYVLDHIDVRIDLKTKEVKSFNKRKYETKREEKYQKKDMLKIASDFIKKVHPNKFEKISYIEEFDRVLDNGIHEFAFGRKENDVYFAENGFNIRVDPETGDIETFVYDWDDIGQFPDKQNVITKEEAYEALLNNYDFDLRYILRENDKDKQDVVKLVYCIDFDKKISINAITNEIINEK is encoded by the coding sequence ATGAAATTTAGAAAAAAGGTTGTTAAAACATTAGTACCAATGATCTGTATAATTAGTATAACAACAGGCTGTAACAGTGCAAGTGCGATAGATAAAAGTATAGAAAAGAGTAAATTAATAGTTATGAAGGACAAGCCATTAGATATGTTAATAGAGCAAGATGAAGAGTTACAACAACAGCTCATAGAGGAGATAAGATCAATATTTGGTATTGGTGAGGAGTATAGTAGCGCTAAATTCTACGTAAGTGAAGGGTCGAAAGAAAACTATTACTCTGTCACATTTAAGAAAAGTGAAAAAGACGATGCTTCTTTGGATATAAGTATTAATAAAGACAGGACAATAAGTAAGTACTATAATTCATATGTTATGAATCATATTGATAACGTAGAAGCAAACAAAGATGAAATAAAAAGTGAAGACGCAATTAAAAATTTTGAGAAATATATAGAAAGAGTTAGTCCTGGAATATTAAAAAAAATTGAAATTGATGAAATTAAAGAAATAAATCAAGACCATATAGATATAAGTTATATAAGAAAAGAAGATAATATACCTTTTTATGAAAACGGTATGTATGTTACATTAAACAGTTATACTGGAGATATTGGAATGATACAGATTGGTCCAACAATGAAAGACTTAATAGGTATGGTAAAATCATCAGATAAGGATATGGTTTTACCAAATAAGTCAAACATACTATCAGAAGATGAAGCAAAAAAAATATTCAAAGATAATGTAGATTTACAACTTTTATACGAACTAGACTATAAGACCCAAAATCCCTATTTATCTTACTCTATAAAAGATCCATCTAAATTGATAGACGCTAAAACTAAAGAAACCTTAGATTATTACACTAAAAATAAAAATAGAAATTTTTCCACAGGTAAAGCATATTTTTATAAAGAACCTTCAACTCAAAAAGAAAAATATAGTATGATAAGTGAAAAAGAGGCAGAAAAAATAGCTAGAGATTTTGTAAATATTGATAAAAATTATAGAATATATGGTGCGTATTTGTTGTACCAAGAACATAATGCTAGTAATCATGTGTTGGAATTACGGTTTAGAAACGTAGAAAATAAAAATGATTATGTATTAGATCATATTGATGTAAGAATTGATTTAAAAACTAAAGAGGTTAAATCCTTTAACAAAAGAAAGTATGAAACAAAAAGAGAAGAAAAGTATCAAAAAAAAGATATGTTAAAAATAGCTTCAGACTTTATAAAAAAAGTTCATCCAAATAAGTTTGAAAAGATATCTTATATAGAGGAGTTTGACAGAGTATTAGACAATGGTATTCATGAATTTGCCTTTGGTAGAAAAGAAAATGACGTATACTTTGCAGAAAATGGATTTAACATACGTGTAGATCCTGAGACGGGAGATATAGAGACATTCGTTTACGATTGGGATGATATAGGACAATTCCCAGATAAGCAGAATGTTATAACAAAAGAAGAAGCATATGAAGCTTTATTAAACAATTATGATTTCGATCTAAGATACATATTACGAGAAAATGATAAAGATAAGCAAGATGTAGTTAAATTAGTATATTGTATAGATTTTGATAAAAAAATTAGTATAAATGCAATAACAAATGAAATAATAAATGAAAAATAA
- a CDS encoding LysR family transcriptional regulator, producing MIEELKTFICVVECNNFTKAGEKIGLSQPSVSLHIKNLEQYFETTLIQRSVKQKKIFITKQGKLLYEKAKKIINILEETKEELSGYESKMKGVLHIGCSFTLGEYFIPSFLGVFREKYKDIELYITIENTSHICEKVENYELDLGLIEGTVNKNKFTYESIYEDNIVLAVGKNNPILKNKISKEYIENQVWIGREKGSGSREQLDLFLLKNKISPKSIIVLGSNYAIKETVKNNLGITFISSLVVEEELKYDNIRLIPMDDKYTRDFSYIYPKGSKTSTIARVFIDMLKEYSKNYF from the coding sequence ATGATAGAAGAGTTAAAAACATTTATATGTGTCGTTGAATGCAATAACTTCACAAAAGCAGGGGAGAAAATCGGTCTTTCACAACCAAGCGTGAGTCTTCATATAAAAAATCTTGAGCAATACTTTGAAACAACTCTTATACAAAGGTCTGTTAAGCAAAAAAAGATATTCATAACAAAACAAGGAAAACTATTGTATGAGAAAGCTAAAAAGATTATAAATATTCTAGAAGAAACTAAAGAGGAATTAAGTGGATATGAAAGCAAAATGAAAGGGGTACTGCATATAGGTTGTAGTTTTACATTAGGAGAGTATTTTATTCCATCGTTTTTAGGTGTATTTAGGGAAAAATATAAAGATATAGAGTTGTACATTACTATAGAAAATACATCTCATATATGTGAGAAAGTAGAAAATTATGAATTGGATTTAGGATTAATAGAAGGAACAGTTAATAAAAATAAATTTACATATGAAAGTATATATGAAGATAATATAGTCTTAGCAGTAGGTAAAAATAATCCTATTTTAAAAAATAAAATTTCAAAGGAATATATTGAGAATCAAGTATGGATAGGAAGAGAAAAAGGTTCTGGAAGTAGAGAACAGCTAGATCTTTTTTTATTGAAAAATAAAATAAGTCCGAAAAGCATAATAGTGCTTGGAAGTAACTATGCTATAAAAGAAACAGTAAAAAATAATTTAGGAATTACCTTTATATCATCACTAGTAGTAGAAGAAGAATTGAAATATGACAATATACGTTTAATACCTATGGATGACAAGTATACAAGAGATTTTTCATATATTTATCCTAAAGGTAGTAAAACGTCTACGATCGCCAGAGTGTTTATAGATATGCTCAAGGAATATTCAAAAAACTACTTTTAG